A single Dechloromonas denitrificans DNA region contains:
- a CDS encoding c-type cytochrome produces MADKHSSTGIMWATIIVAIVLIAIIYPLTVKHSTSAADAAGGNDAAEVRIQPVAKFELAKAEAPATGSAPKDGPTVFNSVCGACHNTGAAGAPKIDDKAAWAPRVAQGKEALYKSALGGKNAMPAKGGAPSLSDDEVKGAVDYVLSKVK; encoded by the coding sequence ATGGCCGACAAGCACTCCTCGACTGGCATCATGTGGGCAACGATCATCGTTGCCATCGTCCTGATCGCCATCATTTACCCGCTCACCGTCAAACACTCCACGTCCGCTGCCGACGCAGCCGGCGGCAATGACGCAGCGGAAGTCCGTATCCAGCCGGTCGCCAAGTTCGAACTGGCCAAGGCCGAAGCGCCTGCCACCGGCAGCGCACCGAAAGATGGCCCGACCGTCTTCAACAGCGTCTGTGGCGCCTGCCACAATACCGGCGCAGCCGGTGCCCCGAAGATTGACGACAAGGCCGCCTGGGCGCCGCGCGTCGCGCAAGGCAAGGAAGCGCTGTACAAGAGCGCGCTCGGCGGCAAGAACGCCATGCCGGCCAAGGGCGGTGCCCCCTCGCTGTCCGACGACGAAGTCAAGGGCGCCGTCGATTACGTGCTGAGCAAGGTCAAGTAA
- a CDS encoding DUF4197 domain-containing protein, with protein sequence MKNLRSPIFALFLMLTAGFVQAGALDAISTGDASAGVKEALAKGADYAVASLGKDNGFLGNSKVKIPLPGYLQKAEKGLRMFGMGKQADELVNTMNHAAENAVAEAKPILSDSIKKMSVQDAKGILTGGEDSVTQYFKRTSSEQLTRKFMPIVKTETKKLQLAEQYNSFAGKAASAGLIDQKDADVDSYVTQKAMDGLFLIIAEEEKKLRANPVGAGSDLLKKVFGAL encoded by the coding sequence ATGAAAAACCTGCGCAGCCCGATCTTTGCCCTTTTCCTGATGCTCACCGCCGGGTTTGTCCAAGCCGGCGCGCTCGATGCCATTTCGACCGGCGATGCCAGCGCCGGCGTCAAGGAAGCGCTGGCCAAGGGCGCCGATTACGCGGTGGCGTCGCTCGGCAAGGACAACGGTTTTCTCGGCAACAGCAAGGTCAAGATTCCGTTACCCGGTTATCTGCAAAAAGCCGAGAAGGGCTTGCGCATGTTCGGCATGGGCAAGCAGGCCGACGAACTGGTCAATACCATGAACCACGCGGCGGAAAATGCCGTGGCCGAGGCCAAACCGATTCTCAGCGACTCGATCAAGAAGATGAGTGTGCAGGACGCTAAGGGCATCCTGACCGGCGGCGAGGACAGCGTGACGCAGTATTTCAAGCGGACCTCGAGCGAGCAACTGACTCGGAAATTCATGCCCATCGTCAAGACGGAGACCAAGAAGCTGCAACTGGCCGAGCAATACAACAGTTTTGCCGGCAAGGCGGCGAGCGCCGGCCTGATCGATCAGAAAGACGCCGATGTCGACAGCTATGTCACGCAGAAGGCGATGGATGGCCTCTTCCTGATCATTGCCGAAGAAGAGAAGAAGCTGCGGGCTAACCCGGTTGGGGCTGGCAGCGATCTGCTGAAAAAGGTGTTCGGCGCGCTCTGA
- a CDS encoding PilT/PilU family type 4a pilus ATPase, translating into MERDQAMKFMHDLLRLMSQKKGSDLFITAGFPPAIKIDGKITPVSNQVLTSSHTAELARSIMNDRQAAEFEATKECNFAISPAGIGRFRVNALVQQGRVGVVCRTINMTIPTLDELQLPPVLKDLAMTKRGLIIFVGGTGTGKTTSLAALVDYRNENTYGHIITIEDPIEYVHEHKNCIVTQREVGVDTDDWGPALKNTLRQAPDVILMGEIRDRDTMDYAIAFAETGHLALATLHANSANQAIDRIINFFPEERRQQLLMDLSLNLRALVSQRLIPKKDGKGRMAAIEVMLNSPLISDLIFKGEVHEIKEIMKKSRELGMQTFDQALFDLYEAGKITYEDALRNADSLNDLRLQIKLHGKESKDRDLSTGIGHLDIV; encoded by the coding sequence ATGGAACGCGATCAGGCAATGAAATTCATGCACGATCTTTTGCGCCTGATGTCGCAAAAAAAAGGATCGGACCTTTTCATCACTGCCGGCTTCCCGCCGGCGATCAAGATAGACGGCAAGATCACGCCGGTATCGAATCAGGTGCTGACTTCCTCGCACACCGCCGAACTCGCCCGTTCGATCATGAACGACCGGCAGGCCGCCGAGTTCGAGGCGACCAAGGAATGCAACTTCGCCATCTCGCCGGCCGGCATCGGCCGTTTCCGGGTCAATGCGCTGGTTCAGCAGGGCCGCGTCGGCGTCGTCTGCCGAACCATCAACATGACCATCCCGACGCTCGACGAACTGCAATTGCCACCGGTCCTCAAGGACCTGGCGATGACCAAGCGCGGCCTGATCATCTTCGTCGGCGGTACCGGTACCGGCAAGACGACCTCGCTGGCGGCACTGGTCGATTACCGCAATGAAAATACCTACGGCCACATCATCACGATCGAGGATCCGATCGAGTATGTGCACGAACACAAGAACTGCATCGTCACGCAGCGCGAAGTCGGTGTCGATACCGACGACTGGGGACCGGCGCTGAAGAACACGCTGCGTCAGGCGCCGGACGTCATCCTGATGGGCGAAATCCGCGACCGCGATACGATGGACTACGCCATCGCCTTCGCCGAAACCGGCCACCTGGCGCTGGCTACGCTGCACGCCAACAGTGCCAACCAGGCGATCGACCGGATCATCAACTTCTTCCCGGAAGAGCGCCGTCAGCAACTGCTGATGGACCTTTCGCTGAACCTGCGTGCCCTGGTGTCGCAGCGCCTGATCCCGAAAAAGGACGGCAAGGGCCGGATGGCGGCCATTGAAGTGATGCTCAACTCGCCGCTGATTTCCGACCTGATCTTCAAGGGCGAAGTCCATGAGATCAAGGAAATCATGAAGAAGTCCCGCGAACTCGGCATGCAGACTTTCGACCAGGCGCTGTTCGACCTCTACGAGGCGGGCAAGATCACCTATGAAGATGCGCTGCGCAATGCCGATTCGCTGAACGACCTGCGCCTGCAGATCAAGCTGCACGGCAAGGAATCCAAGGACCGTGACCTGAGCACCGGGATCGGTCACCTCGATATTGTTTGA
- a CDS encoding type IV pilus twitching motility protein PilT has protein sequence MDITELLAFSVKNKASDLHLSSGLPPMIRVHGDVRRINLPAMEHKDVHGMVYDIMNDGQRKVYEETLECDFSFEIPNLARFRVNAFNQQRGAGAVFRTIPSKVLTLEELNCPKIFKDISEYPRGIVLVTGPTGSGKSTTLAAMVNHVNENEYGHILTVEDPIEFVHEAKKCLINQREVGPHTLSFSNALRSALREDPDVILVGEMRDLETIRLALTAAETGHLVFGTLHTSSAAKTVDRIVDVFPAAEKEMVRSMLSESLRAVISQTLLKTKDGQGRVAAHEIMIGTPAIRNLIRENKVAQMYSAIQTGQNVGMQTLDQNLLDMVRRNVVSSAEARNKAANKDAFPG, from the coding sequence ATGGACATCACCGAACTGCTGGCCTTCAGCGTCAAGAACAAGGCCTCCGACCTCCATCTTTCGAGCGGATTGCCGCCGATGATCCGCGTGCATGGCGACGTGCGCCGCATCAATCTGCCGGCGATGGAGCACAAGGATGTGCACGGCATGGTCTATGACATCATGAACGACGGCCAGCGCAAGGTGTACGAAGAAACGCTGGAGTGCGACTTTTCCTTCGAAATCCCCAATCTGGCGCGTTTTCGGGTCAATGCCTTCAATCAGCAACGGGGCGCCGGCGCGGTCTTCCGGACCATTCCATCCAAGGTGCTGACCCTGGAAGAGCTCAACTGCCCGAAGATTTTCAAGGATATTTCCGAGTACCCGCGCGGTATCGTGCTGGTCACCGGGCCGACCGGTTCCGGCAAATCGACGACGCTGGCCGCCATGGTCAATCATGTCAATGAAAACGAATACGGTCATATCCTGACCGTCGAAGATCCGATTGAATTCGTCCATGAAGCCAAGAAGTGCCTGATCAACCAGCGCGAAGTCGGACCGCACACGCTGTCCTTCTCGAACGCCTTGCGCTCGGCGCTGCGCGAGGATCCGGACGTCATCCTGGTCGGCGAAATGCGCGACCTGGAAACCATCCGCCTGGCGCTGACCGCCGCTGAAACCGGCCACCTGGTGTTCGGCACGCTGCATACCTCGTCGGCGGCCAAGACCGTCGACCGTATCGTCGACGTCTTCCCGGCGGCGGAAAAGGAAATGGTCCGTTCGATGTTGTCCGAGTCGCTGCGTGCCGTCATCTCGCAAACGCTGTTGAAGACCAAGGATGGGCAGGGCCGGGTTGCGGCGCACGAGATCATGATCGGCACGCCGGCCATCCGCAACCTGATCCGCGAAAACAAGGTGGCGCAGATGTATTCGGCGATCCAGACCGGCCAGAACGTCGGCATGCAGACGCTCGATCAGAATCTGCTGGACATGGTTCGCCGCAATGTCGTATCGAGTGCCGAAGCGCGTAACAAGGCAGCCAACAAGGATGCTTTCCCGGGCTGA
- a CDS encoding YggS family pyridoxal phosphate-dependent enzyme, with the protein MSAIASNLQAVQAQIAAAAIAAGRSPDSVRLLAVSKTWPLPCVLEAAGAGQRAFGENYVQEGVDKVLAAQGQNLEWHFIGPLQSNKTRPVAERFDWVHSIERLKIAERLSAQRPTYLPPLQVCVQVNVSGEASKSGCAPDEALRLCQEISTLPGLRVRGLMAIPEASDDFSAQRLPFRQLREIYEQIRAAGLPLDTLSMGMSHDLEAAVAEGATIVRIGTAIFGERNYA; encoded by the coding sequence ATGAGCGCAATCGCCAGCAACCTGCAAGCCGTCCAGGCTCAGATCGCAGCCGCCGCAATAGCCGCCGGTCGGTCGCCTGACAGCGTTCGACTATTGGCAGTGAGCAAAACCTGGCCGCTGCCCTGCGTGCTGGAAGCGGCCGGTGCCGGACAACGCGCTTTCGGCGAGAACTATGTCCAGGAGGGCGTCGACAAGGTGCTCGCCGCGCAGGGTCAAAACCTCGAGTGGCATTTCATCGGACCGCTGCAAAGCAACAAGACGCGGCCGGTTGCCGAACGCTTCGACTGGGTGCATTCGATTGAGCGACTGAAAATCGCCGAGCGCCTCTCCGCCCAGCGCCCGACCTACCTGCCGCCGCTGCAGGTCTGCGTTCAGGTCAATGTATCCGGCGAAGCCAGCAAGAGCGGCTGCGCGCCGGACGAAGCCCTGCGGCTGTGCCAGGAGATCAGCACGCTGCCCGGCCTCCGGGTGCGCGGCCTGATGGCCATCCCCGAAGCGAGCGACGACTTTTCGGCGCAGCGCCTGCCCTTCCGGCAGTTGCGGGAAATTTACGAACAGATTCGGGCGGCAGGATTGCCGCTCGATACCCTTTCCATGGGCATGTCCCACGATCTTGAAGCTGCCGTGGCCGAAGGGGCGACGATCGTCCGCATCGGCACGGCCATTTTTGGTGAGAGAAATTACGCATGA
- a CDS encoding UvrD-helicase domain-containing protein, producing MSGLNPQQREAIHYLDGPLLVLAGAGSGKTRVITQKIAYLVQDCGFQPRNVAAITFTNKAAKEMQERIGKILSKQQADQLQISTFHSLGVRILREEAKALGYKPRFSIFDSADCAGIISEVAKTVDKATLRNLQSIISNWKNALVSPEAARHLTSNDHEVLAAEAYLSYEATLKAYQAVDFDDLIGLPVKLFNEHPEIAEKWQNRLRYLLVDEYQDTNACQYQVLKLLTGVRQQFTAVGDDDQAIYGWRGADIENLKKLPNEFPALKVIKLEQNYRSTVRILKAANNVISHNEKLFDKKLWSELGHGEQITVTACRDNDAEAEGVVMKLQAHRFENRTKFKDYAILYRSNHQARGFEEYLRDHRIPYLLSGGKSFFDKAEIKDITAYLRLLTNEDDDPAFIRAATTPKRGIGAATLQVLGTYAGERHISLFHAAFEEGFAQRVQARQIEPLLEFCHFINRIQERAVREPAHQVLPDLLKAIDYETYLFDLEEERTAQTRWGNVCEFSSWLNKKGELDGKTLIDLTQSIALINLLDKQNDDEVDAVQLSTLHAAKGLEYKHVFLVGIEEGILPHRESVDPAKIEEERRLMYVGITRAQQSLYISYCERRKQAREFVPCEPSRFIDEMGKEDIRFAGGKQDLPPDKATGNARLDAMKAMLAGNKS from the coding sequence ATGTCCGGCCTCAATCCCCAGCAACGCGAAGCAATCCATTACCTCGACGGTCCACTATTGGTGTTGGCGGGGGCCGGCTCGGGCAAAACGCGGGTAATCACGCAGAAAATCGCCTATCTGGTGCAGGATTGTGGCTTTCAGCCGCGCAACGTGGCGGCCATTACCTTCACCAACAAGGCGGCGAAGGAAATGCAGGAGCGGATCGGCAAGATTCTCTCGAAACAGCAGGCCGACCAGTTGCAGATTTCGACCTTCCATTCGCTCGGCGTTCGCATCCTGCGCGAAGAAGCCAAGGCGCTCGGTTACAAGCCGCGTTTCTCGATTTTCGATTCGGCCGATTGCGCCGGCATCATCAGCGAGGTGGCCAAGACCGTCGACAAGGCAACCCTGCGTAATCTGCAGTCGATCATTTCCAACTGGAAGAATGCGCTGGTCAGCCCGGAAGCGGCGCGCCACCTGACCAGCAACGACCATGAAGTTCTGGCGGCCGAAGCCTACCTGTCCTACGAGGCGACGCTGAAGGCCTACCAGGCGGTGGACTTCGACGACCTGATCGGTTTGCCGGTCAAGCTGTTCAACGAACATCCGGAGATCGCCGAGAAGTGGCAGAACCGCCTGCGCTACCTGCTGGTCGACGAGTACCAGGACACCAATGCCTGCCAGTACCAGGTGCTCAAGCTGCTGACCGGCGTCCGCCAGCAATTCACCGCCGTCGGCGACGACGATCAGGCGATCTACGGCTGGCGCGGCGCCGATATCGAGAACCTGAAGAAGCTGCCGAACGAGTTTCCGGCCCTCAAGGTGATCAAGCTTGAGCAGAATTACCGGTCGACCGTGCGCATCCTGAAGGCCGCCAACAACGTCATCTCGCACAACGAGAAACTGTTCGACAAGAAACTCTGGTCCGAACTCGGCCACGGCGAGCAGATCACCGTCACCGCCTGTCGTGACAACGATGCCGAAGCCGAAGGCGTGGTCATGAAGTTGCAGGCCCACCGCTTCGAGAATCGTACCAAGTTCAAGGACTACGCCATCCTCTACCGCTCGAATCATCAGGCGCGCGGTTTCGAGGAATATCTGCGCGACCACCGCATTCCCTACCTGTTGTCCGGCGGCAAGTCCTTTTTCGACAAGGCGGAAATCAAGGACATCACCGCCTACCTGCGCCTGCTGACCAACGAGGACGACGATCCCGCTTTCATCCGCGCCGCCACGACGCCGAAGCGCGGCATCGGCGCGGCCACCCTGCAGGTGCTCGGAACCTATGCCGGCGAGCGACATATTTCGCTGTTCCATGCCGCTTTCGAAGAGGGCTTCGCGCAGCGCGTCCAGGCCCGGCAGATCGAGCCGCTGCTTGAATTCTGCCACTTCATCAACCGTATCCAGGAGCGCGCCGTTCGCGAACCGGCGCATCAGGTGCTGCCCGATCTGCTCAAGGCCATCGACTACGAGACCTATCTTTTCGATCTGGAAGAGGAGCGCACGGCACAAACGCGCTGGGGCAATGTCTGCGAATTTTCCAGCTGGCTGAACAAGAAGGGCGAACTGGATGGCAAGACGCTGATCGACCTGACGCAAAGCATTGCGTTGATCAACCTGCTCGACAAACAGAACGACGACGAGGTCGACGCCGTGCAGCTATCGACGCTGCATGCCGCCAAAGGGCTGGAGTACAAGCACGTTTTCCTGGTCGGTATCGAAGAAGGCATCCTGCCGCACCGCGAGTCGGTCGATCCGGCCAAGATCGAGGAAGAGCGCCGCCTCATGTACGTCGGCATCACCCGCGCCCAGCAATCGCTGTACATCAGCTATTGCGAACGGCGCAAGCAGGCCCGCGAGTTCGTGCCCTGCGAGCCGTCGCGCTTTATCGATGAAATGGGCAAGGAAGACATCCGGTTTGCCGGCGGCAAGCAGGATCTTCCGCCCGACAAGGCGACCGGCAACGCGCGGCTGGATGCGATGAAGGCGATGCTGGCCGGCAACAAGAGCTAA